Proteins from a single region of Strix aluco isolate bStrAlu1 chromosome 5, bStrAlu1.hap1, whole genome shotgun sequence:
- the STYK1 gene encoding tyrosine-protein kinase STYK1, which yields MAGHVKRFTRMLLECNSNDKLCVVREYQTEVIVVPVLLVGFFVIVLTVILWLHCRGLRAKQEQSSSSGHKVNDKNKQESSSTENCYIQLSETSVESLLNSASLTLKELEIPREKLSAGTLQLLKHGRYGSTYRAQLETGNPGKTKPVVLKALQDLASPQEVKDFLGRIKFHQKLGHHKNLVELVGCCVDQLPLYMIMEDVSLGDLLTFLWTCRKDIMTMDGIPYDLTERQVYEVGQQVAAALAYLEEKKLFHGDIAARNVLLHHNFTAKLCGLDLAYETHTYGANSVTQIVPVKWQAPERLLKKPPSIKADIWSFGILLYEMITLGAPPYPEVPPSDILSYLQRQNIMKQPSSCQQAMYGIMKSCWQWNAAHRPSPADLIRSLQTAVKTSNDHAVLQVPELVVPELYANVAGVDVHSLVREYTIL from the exons ATGGCAGGGCATGTAAAAAGGTTCACACGTATGCTACTGGAATGTAACAGCAATGACAAGCTATGTG TTGTGCGTGAATATCAGACTGAAGTGATTGTTGTCCCTGTTctccttgtgggtttttttgtcatcgTGCTAACTGTGATCCTTTGGCTCCACTGTCGTGGCTTGCGAGCAAAGCAGGAGCAGTCATCTTCATCTGGACACAAAG TGAATGACAAGAATAAGCAGGAATCCAGCTCGACAGAGAACTGCTATATCCAGCTGAGTGAGACATCTGTGGAGAGCCTGCTAAACTCGGCATCCTTGACTCTGAAAGAACTGGAGATACCGCGAGAGAAACTCTCAGCAGGCACCTTGCAGCTGCTAAAACATGGCCGCTATGGTAGCACTTACAGAGCACAGCTGGAAACTGGGAACCCTGGGAAGACTAAGCCTGTGGTATTGAAAGCCTTACAAG acCTGGCTAGTCCCCAGGAAGTAAAGGATTTCCTGGGAAGGATTAAATTCCATCAAAAGCTTGGCCATCATAAGAATCTGGTTGAATTGGTTGGATGCTGTGTAGACCAGCTCCCACTTTATATGATCATGGAAGATGTGTCTCTTGGTGACCTGTTGACATTTCTGTGGACATGTCGGAAG GATATTATGACAATGGATGGTATTCCCTATGACCTCACTGAGAGGCAAGTATATGAAGTTGGACAGCAGGTTGCAGCAGCTCTG GCTTACCTTGAAGAGAAGAAGTTGTTCCATGGTGACATTGCTGCCAGGAATGTCCTCCTTCATCACAACTTCACTGCTAAACTCTGTGGTCTGGATCTGGCCTATGAAACTCACACATACGGTGCCAACTCAGTCACACAGATTGTGCCAGTCAAGTGGCAGGCACCAGAGCGGCTCCTGAAGAAACCCCCCAGCATCAAGGCAgacat atGGTCTTTTGGAATTCTACTGTATGAAATGATTACATTAG GTGCTCCACCATATCCTGAGGTGCCACCTTCTGACATTTTATCATACCTGCAGAGACAGAACATTATGAAGCAGCCCTCAAGCTGCCAGCAAGCCAT GTATGGCATCATGAAGTCCTGCTGGCAGTGGAACGCAGCTCACCGGCCTTCTCCAGCAGACCTGATCCGGTCCCTACAAACAGCTGTAAAGACCAGCAATGACCATGCAGTTCTGCAGGTGCCTGAGCTAGTGGTGCCTGAACTCTATGCTAATGTTGCTGGTGTCGATGTGCACAGCCTAGTGAGGGAATACACTATACTCTGA